The following are from one region of the Segatella oris genome:
- a CDS encoding acetyl-CoA hydrolase/transferase C-terminal domain-containing protein, which produces MIYTRISAEEAAAMIQNDETVALSGFTPNGVAKAVFRELSKRARREHEAGHPFKVGIITGASTGQSVEGDMAAANAIKFRTPFSTNKDFREHVNAGEIDFEDMHLGHVAERLRRGFYGEIDWAIIEVSGFMQAGSKYRGYLTSAGGVVPTIVRMAKHVILELNTFHSPQSRLLHDVYEPARCPHRLPIMINHVCDRIGREFVEIDGDKIVGVVECCIPEEARSFKPVDEVTQKMGNFVADFLVSDLKRGLLPKEFLPVQSGVGVISNAVLEALGNHPAIPDFSVYTEVVQDAVINHMKKGKIIDASCSSLTVTNETLLDIYANMDFFSRHVVIRPSEISNSPEVIRRLGVIAMNTAMECDIYGHENSSHVCGSQLMNGIGGSCDYERNGYLSIFTMPSTIKGGCISTIVPMCSHVDSTEHDVDVIVTEQGVADLRGKGPLRRAQEIIENCAHPDYRPLLRDYLRIAGGGHEPQSLRSAFAFHDAYLMKGDMRLAAF; this is translated from the coding sequence ATGATATATACGAGAATATCAGCTGAAGAAGCTGCGGCGATGATCCAGAATGACGAGACTGTTGCCCTTTCGGGGTTCACTCCTAACGGCGTTGCAAAGGCAGTTTTCCGCGAACTCTCCAAGAGAGCCCGCCGAGAACACGAGGCAGGACATCCTTTCAAGGTAGGAATCATCACCGGAGCCTCTACGGGTCAGAGCGTGGAAGGCGACATGGCAGCTGCCAATGCCATTAAGTTTCGCACGCCGTTCTCTACGAACAAGGACTTTCGTGAGCATGTAAACGCAGGCGAAATAGACTTCGAGGACATGCATCTTGGCCATGTTGCCGAGCGACTTCGCCGTGGTTTCTATGGCGAAATCGATTGGGCTATCATCGAAGTGAGCGGTTTCATGCAGGCTGGAAGCAAGTATAGAGGCTATCTGACGAGTGCAGGCGGCGTGGTGCCTACAATCGTCCGCATGGCCAAACATGTGATATTAGAGCTTAATACCTTTCACAGTCCGCAGTCACGTCTGTTGCATGATGTCTATGAACCTGCGCGTTGTCCGCATCGTCTGCCTATCATGATCAATCATGTATGCGACAGAATAGGGCGGGAATTCGTTGAAATTGACGGTGATAAGATTGTGGGCGTCGTGGAATGTTGCATTCCTGAAGAGGCAAGGTCGTTCAAACCTGTTGATGAAGTGACCCAGAAAATGGGGAATTTTGTGGCTGATTTCTTGGTCTCCGACCTCAAGAGAGGTCTTCTTCCCAAGGAGTTCCTGCCTGTTCAGAGTGGCGTTGGTGTCATCAGTAATGCCGTTTTGGAGGCGTTGGGCAATCATCCTGCCATTCCTGATTTTTCAGTTTACACGGAAGTTGTGCAGGATGCAGTCATCAATCACATGAAAAAGGGTAAGATTATTGATGCGAGTTGTTCCTCTTTGACAGTGACAAACGAGACTCTCTTGGATATTTATGCCAACATGGATTTCTTTTCTCGCCACGTAGTTATACGCCCGAGTGAGATCAGTAACTCGCCCGAAGTGATCAGAAGGCTTGGTGTTATCGCCATGAACACAGCCATGGAGTGCGACATCTACGGTCATGAGAACTCCAGTCATGTGTGTGGCAGTCAGCTGATGAACGGCATTGGTGGGTCGTGTGACTATGAACGGAATGGCTATTTGAGTATTTTCACGATGCCGAGTACCATAAAAGGCGGTTGCATCAGTACGATTGTGCCGATGTGCAGCCATGTAGATTCAACCGAACATGATGTAGATGTGATTGTAACCGAGCAGGGAGTAGCCGACTTGAGAGGTAAAGGACCGTTGAGAAGAGCACAGGAAATCATTGAAAACTGCGCTCATCCCGACTATCGTCCGTTGCTGCGCGACTACCTACGCATAGCAGGTGGTGGGCATGAACCACAGAGTTTGCGCTCAGCTTTCGCTTTCCATGACGCTTATCTTATGAAAGGTGACATGCGATTGGCAGCGTTTTGA
- a CDS encoding glycosyltransferase family 9 protein — translation MKHILIIRFSAMGDVAMLVPVVASLARQYPDVHVTVLSRPFAHSFFENLAPNVSFMSADIKNEYRGIRGLNALYRRLLAKNFTEVADMHNVLRSEYLRLRFNMACFRVAHINKNRKGKRLLCRKENKVKVQQPTSFDNYAAVLARLGYPVKLEFQSIFPAEGGNLRRISNVIGEKKKFQKWIGIAPFAAHKGKIYPLEKMEKVVEKLIKTYPSCRVFFFGGGGKEREVLDTWAKRYANCTNASAVLGGMGDELILMSHLDVMVSMDSGNMHMASLVGTKVVSIWGATHPYAGFMGWRQSEENAVQLDMPCRPCSVYGNKPCLRGDYACMNNISPEMIIEKIAKLFN, via the coding sequence ATGAAACATATTCTCATTATCCGCTTTTCTGCCATGGGCGATGTGGCTATGTTGGTTCCTGTTGTGGCTTCGTTGGCACGACAGTATCCTGATGTTCATGTCACCGTTTTGAGCAGACCGTTTGCTCATTCGTTCTTTGAAAATCTGGCACCCAACGTGAGTTTTATGTCTGCTGACATCAAGAATGAATATCGGGGCATCAGGGGTTTGAATGCACTCTATCGCAGATTGTTGGCCAAGAACTTTACGGAAGTGGCCGACATGCACAACGTTTTACGGTCGGAATACCTGCGTTTGCGTTTCAACATGGCTTGTTTCAGGGTGGCACATATCAATAAGAACCGCAAGGGAAAACGGCTTCTGTGCAGGAAGGAGAATAAGGTGAAAGTGCAACAGCCCACGTCTTTCGATAATTATGCAGCTGTATTAGCGAGGTTGGGCTATCCTGTGAAACTCGAGTTTCAGTCGATATTCCCCGCTGAAGGCGGTAATCTGCGCCGGATTTCAAATGTGATTGGTGAGAAAAAAAAGTTTCAGAAGTGGATAGGTATAGCCCCGTTTGCCGCCCATAAGGGGAAGATTTATCCTTTGGAAAAAATGGAAAAGGTGGTCGAAAAACTCATCAAGACCTATCCTTCATGCCGTGTTTTCTTCTTTGGAGGGGGTGGAAAAGAGCGCGAAGTGCTTGACACATGGGCCAAGCGCTATGCCAATTGCACGAATGCGTCGGCAGTTCTCGGTGGAATGGGCGACGAATTGATACTCATGAGCCATTTGGATGTCATGGTGAGTATGGACAGTGGCAACATGCACATGGCCTCATTGGTGGGTACAAAGGTAGTAAGCATCTGGGGAGCCACGCATCCTTATGCGGGTTTCATGGGGTGGAGACAAAGCGAAGAGAATGCTGTTCAGTTGGATATGCCGTGCCGTCCATGCTCCGTCTATGGCAACAAGCCTTGCTTGCGTGGTGATTATGCCTGCATGAACAATATCAGTCCCGAGATGATTATTGAGAAAATAGCTAAGCTTTTCAATTGA
- a CDS encoding DUF6169 family protein codes for MDLLDLSVVNLSSPYSVWNVGDYYYFRTSHGAVYKVSFMQDDTIWENDAYQFIIVNENNTPSPNDRKLRETIFSIIENFFSLNSRIFLYICETGDGKQALRNKLFVKWFKTYAKNSLYYFEDVEIEAEDIRNFAAIIVKNTNPRLNDIVETFDYVVDTLSHKPV; via the coding sequence ATGGATTTGCTTGATCTTTCAGTTGTAAATCTTAGTTCCCCATATTCGGTGTGGAATGTGGGTGATTATTACTATTTTCGCACCTCTCATGGAGCTGTTTATAAGGTATCTTTCATGCAGGATGATACGATTTGGGAGAATGATGCCTATCAATTTATCATAGTTAATGAAAATAACACCCCATCTCCTAATGATAGAAAGCTTCGTGAAACCATTTTTTCCATAATAGAAAATTTCTTTAGTTTAAATTCAAGAATATTCTTATATATATGTGAAACAGGTGATGGAAAGCAGGCTCTCCGTAATAAGCTTTTCGTGAAATGGTTCAAAACATATGCAAAGAATAGTCTCTATTACTTTGAAGATGTAGAGATTGAGGCTGAAGATATAAGGAATTTTGCAGCTATTATTGTAAAAAACACAAATCCAAGACTAAATGATATTGTGGAAACTTTTGATTATGTAGTTGATACTCTCAGTCATAAACCCGTCTGA
- a CDS encoding phosphorylcholine transferase LicD — protein MTEQKTRISDEETKKLQAYILDIMVNIDRVCREHHLRYYLLAGTMLGAVRHKGFVPWDDDADIALPRKDYNILIAHANEWLPKHIELVSGVQNPYYPYAFARIQNSETTYILRRSFNFIGGLPVDIFPLDGMTENPLKRKWHYMRYDFFVRLMYYNLRDPYKHGRGIDCLFIKMCHKLFSSAWLHRKLDKIQSEYDFDSSTLVADHDNAPDRGILAREVYGEPTPITFEGHTFMGVAKPDEYLKYCYGNYMEMPSELPPQNFRFLDLQLPYRSYLKQQNIKSKKEQH, from the coding sequence ATGACAGAACAAAAGACAAGGATTTCAGACGAAGAAACCAAGAAACTTCAGGCTTATATCCTTGACATCATGGTCAATATCGACCGTGTATGTCGTGAACACCACCTGCGCTACTATCTTTTAGCCGGCACAATGCTGGGAGCCGTGAGGCATAAAGGCTTCGTTCCATGGGATGACGATGCCGACATAGCACTGCCACGAAAGGATTATAACATCCTTATTGCACATGCCAATGAATGGCTTCCCAAGCATATAGAACTCGTCAGTGGCGTTCAAAATCCCTATTATCCCTATGCTTTCGCACGCATTCAAAATTCAGAAACCACCTATATCCTGCGCCGAAGCTTCAACTTCATCGGTGGACTTCCAGTGGATATCTTCCCACTTGACGGCATGACCGAAAACCCATTGAAGCGCAAATGGCACTACATGAGATATGATTTCTTCGTGCGACTGATGTATTATAACCTGCGCGATCCTTATAAACATGGTCGTGGCATTGACTGTCTTTTCATCAAGATGTGCCATAAGTTGTTTTCTTCTGCATGGCTACACCGCAAACTTGACAAGATACAAAGCGAGTATGACTTCGACAGTTCAACGCTCGTTGCCGACCATGACAACGCACCTGACCGCGGAATTCTGGCGCGTGAGGTTTATGGAGAGCCTACTCCTATCACCTTTGAAGGCCACACTTTCATGGGTGTTGCCAAGCCCGATGAATATCTGAAATACTGCTATGGCAACTATATGGAAATGCCAAGCGAACTCCCTCCGCAGAACTTCAGGTTTCTCGACTTGCAACTTCCCTATCGCTCTTATTTGAAACAGCAGAATATAAAAAGCAAAAAAGAACAGCATTAG
- a CDS encoding pyridoxal-phosphate-dependent aminotransferase family protein: MMQDDHEMLNFTVGPVMSSDAVRAIGSEQVPYFRTPEFSQLMLENEALIKKFAKADEASRVVFITGSGTASMEATIMNTFTPNDKLLVINGGSFGQRFVQLCGVHHIPCTELIPEFGYDITDEMLAPYEQQGYTGFLVNINETSTGVHYDAERISAFCKRNHLFLVVDAISSFLADEFDMKALGADVMITGSQKALACPPGISIITLSPHGVERVYNHDAGCMYFDLKDALKNGERGQTPFTPAVGILRQINMRLREIDEAGGVEAENNKIRTIADDFRQRVKELPFDFVSHSPGNAVTPLHPRNVSAYDIFTTLKDEYHIWICPNGGDMRDRVFRVGHIGSLTTDDNTRLIEAMKDMQKRGLL, from the coding sequence ATGATGCAAGATGATCATGAAATGCTTAACTTCACCGTTGGTCCGGTGATGTCAAGTGATGCAGTAAGAGCCATAGGAAGTGAACAAGTGCCTTATTTCAGAACGCCGGAGTTCTCACAATTGATGCTTGAAAACGAGGCTCTTATCAAGAAATTTGCCAAGGCTGACGAGGCATCAAGAGTAGTATTCATCACCGGTTCGGGTACAGCTTCTATGGAAGCAACTATCATGAATACCTTTACCCCTAACGACAAACTTCTTGTTATCAATGGAGGTAGCTTCGGACAACGCTTTGTTCAGCTCTGTGGAGTACATCATATACCCTGTACAGAGCTTATTCCTGAGTTTGGATATGATATCACTGATGAGATGCTTGCACCTTATGAACAGCAAGGTTACACAGGTTTCTTGGTCAATATCAACGAGACTTCCACGGGTGTTCATTACGATGCAGAACGTATCAGCGCCTTTTGTAAACGCAATCATCTGTTCCTTGTCGTTGATGCGATAAGCTCTTTCTTGGCTGACGAGTTCGACATGAAAGCCTTAGGTGCCGATGTTATGATTACAGGTTCACAGAAAGCATTGGCCTGTCCACCGGGTATTTCAATTATTACACTGTCACCTCATGGTGTAGAACGCGTTTACAACCACGATGCCGGCTGTATGTATTTCGACTTGAAAGACGCCTTGAAAAATGGCGAACGCGGTCAAACTCCCTTCACTCCTGCCGTTGGAATTCTTCGACAAATCAACATGCGACTGCGCGAAATCGATGAAGCTGGAGGCGTAGAAGCTGAAAACAATAAGATTAGAACCATTGCAGACGACTTCCGTCAGCGCGTGAAAGAACTGCCATTCGACTTTGTTTCTCATTCACCAGGCAATGCAGTGACTCCGCTTCACCCTCGAAACGTGTCGGCTTATGACATCTTTACGACGCTGAAAGACGAATATCACATCTGGATTTGCCCTAACGGAGGTGATATGCGCGACCGAGTTTTCCGTGTAGGTCATATCGGTTCACTCACCACTGACGACAACACGCGACTCATTGAGGCAATGAAAGACATGCAAAAACGAGGACTTCTATAA
- a CDS encoding glycosyl transferase family 90, which produces MKMNRKLYYILHSGKNSKLRYYITSYLWISMPHCLLSWFRKAIISKAQHGNDWDEITKRVEYYNKLHRSEIDLPAFQQKAIKLSEQKKTGQSVYYLDAFRYAKSFPLHLKWWLQPGDVTWIPDIPAIVKSRPIKGNNANSVLLKLDRVRHFLFVNDRLKFTEKADKVVFRGLIGQFDSNTLKQNRYSFVKKFFGNPRFNIGVIDKGFNEWSTEKMTIREHLSYKFIMALEGNDVASNLKWIMSSNSIAVMPHPTYETWFMEGTLIPDYHYIEVKADYSDLEAKIDYYINHPDEAQSIINHAHEYVDKFRNPQRECIISMLVLDKYFRTTQ; this is translated from the coding sequence ATGAAGATGAATCGTAAACTCTACTATATTCTACACAGTGGGAAAAATTCAAAATTGAGATATTATATTACCTCTTACCTTTGGATTTCAATGCCTCACTGCCTGCTCTCATGGTTTCGTAAAGCCATTATCTCAAAGGCACAACACGGCAATGATTGGGATGAAATCACGAAACGTGTGGAATATTACAACAAACTTCATCGTTCAGAAATAGACCTTCCAGCCTTTCAACAGAAAGCCATAAAACTCTCTGAACAGAAAAAAACAGGCCAATCGGTCTATTATCTTGATGCTTTCCGCTATGCAAAGTCCTTTCCATTGCATCTAAAATGGTGGCTGCAACCGGGCGATGTCACCTGGATTCCCGACATACCCGCTATTGTGAAAAGCCGACCTATCAAGGGTAACAATGCCAATTCCGTACTGTTGAAACTCGACAGAGTGCGCCATTTTCTCTTCGTAAACGACCGACTCAAATTCACGGAGAAAGCCGACAAAGTGGTTTTCAGAGGGCTTATCGGACAGTTTGACAGCAATACTTTAAAGCAAAACCGATATAGTTTCGTCAAGAAATTCTTTGGCAATCCACGCTTTAATATAGGAGTTATCGACAAAGGTTTCAACGAATGGAGCACCGAGAAAATGACCATTCGCGAGCATCTCTCCTATAAATTCATCATGGCTTTAGAAGGCAACGACGTGGCGAGTAACCTCAAATGGATTATGTCGTCAAATTCAATTGCTGTCATGCCACACCCGACTTATGAAACATGGTTTATGGAAGGAACGCTCATTCCCGATTATCATTATATCGAGGTAAAGGCCGATTACTCTGATTTGGAAGCCAAAATTGACTATTATATCAATCATCCCGACGAGGCACAAAGCATCATCAACCATGCGCATGAATATGTAGACAAGTTCAGAAACCCCCAACGTGAATGCATCATCTCCATGCTTGTGCTGGACAAATATTTTAGAACCACACAGTAG
- a CDS encoding 30S ribosomal protein S7 — protein sequence MITCKEKTREELIAGIKRAIERKRAFEEEAQKEFADMRRRAAAQKEA from the coding sequence ATGATCACGTGTAAAGAGAAAACAAGAGAAGAATTGATTGCAGGAATCAAGCGTGCTATCGAGCGGAAAAGAGCCTTTGAAGAAGAAGCTCAAAAGGAGTTTGCTGATATGCGCAGGCGTGCAGCAGCACAAAAAGAAGCTTAA
- a CDS encoding CDP-glycerol glycerophosphotransferase family protein: MRIVLFCENKYAIDILHPIQVEADREGGNEVLWYVHEKKISDFPLKHDVRWTTSMQETYDFMPEAIFVPGNIVPYYLPGVKIQIFHGYAAEKKDHWIIRRYFDTYFTQGPYFTNKFKELSLKYGDFEVLETGWPRQDWIAEHRHDFDEERLQLLKQYGKQQIVLYAPTFSPKLTSLPIIKDNLVKLCKQKDVLLLMKFHPLTRQEWVDEYKALATQYDNMVFVDDYSVTKYMLMADVMISDTSSTIYEFLLLDKPVVTLNAISKDIYWKNITDPNMLCDAIDEVVKNEDYIRLRKWVISNYDPYTDGKVAHRMLEGARDYIRRKGVPKKRKLNLWRQYTSIKTFGRIKKKK; the protein is encoded by the coding sequence ATGAGAATAGTTCTGTTTTGTGAGAATAAGTATGCCATAGATATATTACATCCCATTCAGGTTGAAGCAGACCGTGAAGGAGGGAATGAGGTGTTGTGGTATGTACATGAAAAGAAAATCAGTGACTTTCCATTGAAGCACGATGTGCGTTGGACAACGAGCATGCAAGAGACTTATGATTTCATGCCTGAAGCTATTTTCGTGCCGGGAAACATAGTACCTTATTATCTTCCCGGCGTGAAAATACAGATATTCCATGGCTATGCAGCCGAGAAGAAAGACCATTGGATTATCCGAAGATACTTTGATACCTACTTCACTCAAGGTCCTTATTTCACCAATAAGTTTAAGGAACTGTCGTTGAAATATGGAGATTTCGAAGTGTTGGAAACGGGATGGCCACGCCAAGACTGGATAGCTGAACACCGACATGACTTTGATGAAGAGCGACTTCAATTGCTTAAACAATATGGCAAGCAGCAGATTGTGCTCTATGCGCCTACATTCTCGCCGAAACTGACGTCACTTCCTATCATCAAGGATAACTTGGTGAAGCTCTGTAAGCAGAAAGATGTGTTGCTGTTGATGAAGTTTCATCCGCTAACTCGTCAGGAATGGGTCGATGAATATAAGGCTCTGGCTACGCAATATGATAACATGGTGTTCGTAGATGACTACAGTGTGACGAAGTATATGCTGATGGCTGACGTGATGATCAGCGATACTTCATCGACGATTTATGAGTTCCTGTTGCTTGATAAACCGGTAGTGACGCTCAATGCCATATCGAAGGACATCTATTGGAAGAATATCACAGACCCAAATATGCTGTGTGATGCGATAGATGAAGTCGTGAAAAATGAAGACTATATCCGTCTGCGCAAATGGGTAATCAGCAATTATGACCCTTATACTGACGGCAAAGTGGCGCATAGAATGCTTGAAGGTGCACGCGATTATATCCGCAGAAAAGGTGTGCCCAAGAAGAGAAAACTCAATCTGTGGCGTCAGTACACGAGCATTAAAACCTTTGGACGCATCAAGAAAAAGAAATAA
- a CDS encoding DUF4254 domain-containing protein — translation MSFTQDSNRIFNQAIHDYHVKDNIDTPFCNPFEEGTIENRLYLKCWIDTVQWHFEDIIRDPEIDPVEALALKRRIDKSNQDRTDLVEQIDSYFRELYKEVKVDADARINTESPAWAVDRLSILALKIYHMKEQAERTDATPEHVAKCKAKLSVLLEQQKDLSTAIDQLLEDIAAGRKYMKVYRQMKMYNDVDTNPVLYKK, via the coding sequence ATGTCTTTCACACAAGATTCCAATAGAATATTCAATCAGGCAATCCATGATTACCATGTTAAAGATAACATCGACACGCCTTTCTGTAATCCTTTTGAAGAGGGAACAATAGAAAACAGACTCTATCTGAAATGTTGGATTGACACCGTGCAATGGCATTTCGAAGACATTATCCGTGATCCGGAGATTGATCCTGTTGAGGCTTTGGCGCTCAAACGACGTATCGACAAGAGCAATCAAGACCGCACTGACCTCGTGGAACAGATTGACTCTTACTTCCGCGAACTATATAAAGAGGTGAAAGTTGATGCTGATGCACGCATCAACACCGAGAGTCCGGCATGGGCTGTGGACCGTTTGAGCATTCTTGCACTGAAGATTTATCACATGAAAGAGCAGGCTGAGCGCACGGATGCCACGCCGGAACATGTGGCCAAGTGCAAGGCGAAGCTGTCTGTGTTGCTTGAACAACAGAAGGATTTGAGCACAGCTATCGACCAATTGCTTGAAGACATAGCGGCCGGAAGAAAGTATATGAAGGTGTATCGGCAAATGAAGATGTATAACGATGTCGATACAAATCCGGTGCTTTATAAGAAATAA
- a CDS encoding acyl carrier protein, producing MSEIESKVKAIIVDKLGVDEAEVKPEASFTNDLGADSLDTVELIMEFEKEFGISIPDDKAETIQTVGDAIKYIEENAK from the coding sequence ATGTCAGAAATTGAAAGCAAGGTAAAGGCTATTATCGTAGACAAACTCGGTGTAGACGAGGCTGAAGTTAAGCCAGAAGCAAGCTTCACAAACGATCTTGGTGCTGATTCATTGGATACTGTAGAGTTGATTATGGAATTCGAAAAAGAGTTCGGTATCTCTATTCCAGATGATAAGGCAGAGACTATTCAGACTGTAGGTGACGCTATTAAGTACATCGAAGAGAACGCAAAGTAA
- a CDS encoding adenylyltransferase/cytidyltransferase family protein: MKKVITYGTYDLIHKGHIRLLERAKALGDYLVVGVTADNFDRARGKINVQQSLIERIENVKQTGLADEIIVEEYEGQKIDDIKRLDIDIFTVGSDWKGHFDYLNEYCKVVYLDRTQGISSSELRAEKCDVHLGLIGESAILNKIVREANYVNGLTISGIFSRTDFKLSSDLKDIPSYDNIDALLDNCNAVYIISSPVSHYEDIKKALNHGRNVLCESPITIDTTQYKELHELAEKQGCILSDALKTAYSMAYYRLILLAKTGVIGDIVSVDATCTSLSNVQKEWNSICAWGPTALLPIFQLLGTDYCQRQMISRLDDDKNFFDAFTKISFIYSHAVASIKVGQGVKSEGELIISGTEGYIYVPSPWWKTDYFEIRKENPANNKRYFYQLDGEGIRYELVSFVKAIQTQRPYNYIDTAVSEAIVKTIEDFYAQKDLIII, translated from the coding sequence ATGAAGAAAGTCATCACCTACGGTACTTATGACCTGATACACAAGGGACATATCCGACTGTTGGAACGTGCAAAAGCCTTAGGAGATTATCTTGTTGTGGGCGTTACAGCCGACAACTTCGACCGTGCCCGCGGTAAAATCAACGTGCAACAGTCGCTCATTGAACGCATTGAAAATGTAAAACAAACGGGCCTTGCCGATGAAATCATTGTTGAAGAATACGAAGGACAGAAGATTGATGACATCAAACGGTTAGATATAGACATCTTTACGGTGGGCTCAGACTGGAAAGGTCACTTCGATTATCTCAACGAATACTGCAAAGTTGTCTATTTAGACCGAACACAAGGAATATCAAGTTCTGAACTGAGAGCAGAAAAATGCGATGTTCATTTGGGACTCATTGGAGAGTCAGCGATACTGAATAAAATCGTGAGAGAAGCCAACTATGTAAACGGATTGACCATTAGCGGCATCTTTTCGCGGACAGATTTCAAGCTTAGTAGCGACCTTAAAGACATTCCTTCCTATGACAATATCGACGCCTTGCTCGACAACTGCAATGCCGTATATATCATATCAAGTCCGGTTTCGCATTATGAAGACATCAAAAAAGCTTTGAATCATGGGCGGAATGTGCTTTGCGAATCGCCTATAACCATTGACACGACACAGTATAAAGAACTCCATGAATTGGCCGAAAAACAGGGATGTATCCTTTCAGATGCACTGAAAACAGCCTATTCTATGGCTTATTATCGCCTCATTCTGCTGGCCAAGACAGGCGTTATCGGCGACATTGTATCGGTGGATGCCACATGTACCAGTCTTTCCAACGTGCAGAAAGAATGGAACAGCATCTGTGCATGGGGACCGACTGCCTTACTTCCCATCTTCCAACTGCTTGGAACAGACTACTGTCAGCGCCAGATGATCAGCCGACTTGATGATGACAAAAACTTCTTCGATGCCTTTACGAAGATTTCATTCATCTATTCTCACGCCGTAGCTTCTATCAAAGTGGGACAGGGAGTGAAGTCGGAAGGTGAACTCATTATCTCGGGAACAGAGGGTTATATCTATGTGCCTTCACCGTGGTGGAAAACAGATTACTTTGAAATAAGAAAAGAAAATCCTGCCAACAACAAGCGCTATTTCTATCAACTCGACGGAGAAGGCATACGCTATGAACTCGTTTCTTTTGTCAAAGCCATTCAAACCCAACGGCCTTACAATTATATCGATACTGCCGTTTCAGAGGCTATTGTGAAAACAATAGAGGACTTTTATGCACAAAAAGACTTGATTATTATTTAA